The genomic interval GCGTCGCTGACCGCCGCCATCGTCGCCGGGGTCCTGTTCGCGCTGCTGGTGTTCCTGGTCGTGCGCCGCAAGTACCGCACCCACCGCGCGGCCAAGCGGTCCGGACTCGCCCAGCCGGTCGACACCACGCCGGCACCGCCGCCACCCGGGCCGCCCGGCCCACGGGAAGACCCTCCCCTGCACTGAGCACACGTGATAGGTGTCACGTCATCAACGTGAGCCGTGACCATCGAGCGAAATCATGGCAAACTTGGTGGTCCGCCGGTGACCGATTTGAAGTTTCAATGATCGCTAGCTCAGCTAACGAACGTTTGTCACGCGGCTGCAGTGAGAGGGCGCGATGTGACGAAGTGGCTGAATCCCATCGAACAGCGAGCTTGGCGGACTCTTGTCGCGCTGACGACTCGGCTACCAGCGGCGATGGATACCCAGCTGCAACGTGAGTCGGGCGTAACGCATTTCGAGTACTTCGTGATGGAACTACTGACCGAAGAGCCCGGCCATCGCCTGCAGTTGAGCGAACTTGCCTACAAGGCAAATGCATCGCTATCTCGGCTGTCGCATGTGGTCACCAAATTGGAACGGCTCGGCTGGGCCACACGCGAGTCGATGCGCGGACGACGCGGCGCCCACGCGGTGCTGACCGACGCCGGCTACCGCAAGGTCGAACAGGCCCGCCCCGGCTATCTGTCGGCGGTGCGCGGCCTGGTGTTCGACGGGCTCGACGAAACCCGGACCGAGGAGTTGCTGGAACTGGGCGAGCTGCTGGTGGCACAGCTCGACGCCGGTCTGGCCCGGGGCATCGGACGGTCCGGCCCGAATCCGGCGGACAACGGCGAGGAGTAGGCCGGGTCAGGATCGGTCGGTCAGCAGCACGTCACCGTCCCAGCAGGTGTGCGTGCCCGTGTGGCAGGCCGCGCCCTCCTGGTCGACGAGCAGCAGCACGGTGTCGCCGTCGCAATCCAGACGGACCTCGTGCACGTACTGGGTGTGGCCGGACGTCTCGCCCTTGACCCACAGCTGCTGCCGGGAGCGGGAGAAGTAGGTCGCCTGACGGGTCGCGAGGGTCCGCGCCAGCGCCTCGTCGTCCATCCACGCCATCATCAGCACGTCACCGGTGCCGCGCTCCTGCGCGATCGCCGCGACCAGCCCGGCCTCGTTGCGCTTGAGGCGGGCGGCGATGGCGGGATCCAGACTCATGCAGACCTTTATATCAATGCGCCCGCGCCCGGCGGTCAGCGGACGACGATGCCCTCGCCCCGCATCGCGTCCTTGACCTGCGGGATGGTCAGATCGCCGAAGTGGAAGACGCTGGCGGCGAGCACCGCGTCGGCGCCCGTCCGCACGGCCGGGGCGAAGTGCTCGACCCGGCCCGCGCCGCCGCTGGCGATGATCGGCACCGATACCGCCTTGCGGACCGCCTCGATCATCGGCAGGTCGAAGCCGCCCTTGGTGCCGTCGGCGTCCATCGAGTTGAGCAGGATCTCCCCGACACCCAGTTCGGCGCCGCGCGACGCCCACTCGATCGCGTCGAGGCCGGTGCCGCGCTTGCCGCCGTGCGTGGTCACCTCCCATCCGGACGGTGTCGGCGCGGTGCCGTCGGGCACGCGGCGCGCGTCCACCGACAGCACGATGCACTGCGACCCGAACCGCTGCGACATCTCGCGCAGGATCTCCGGGTTGGCGATGGCCGCGGTGTTGACCGACACCTTGTCCGCACCGGCGCGCAGCAGCCGGTCGACATCCGCGACCGTGCGTACACCACCGCCGACGGTGAGCGGGATGAAGATCTGCTCGGCGGTGCGGGTCACCACGTCGATCATGGTGCCGCGGTCGCCGGAGGAGGCGGTGACGTCCAGGAAGGTCAGTTCGTCGGCGCCCTGCGCGTCGTAGGCCGCGGCCAGTTCCACCGGATCGCCCGCGTCGCGCAGGTTCTCGAAGTTCACGCCCTTCACGACGCGACCGGCGTCGACGTCCAGGCACGGGATCACGCGTACGGCCAGTGTCATTGCGCCCTCTCGGAAGTTCCGGCATCGCCGCCGCGACGCGTGGCGACCGCGCTGTCGATCAGTTCCAGCAGTTCCCCGTGCACGCCGGGCGCCGCCGCGAGCACAGACTTCGAGGTGATGGTCCACGGCTCGCCGCGCAGATCGGTGACCACTCCCCCGGCGGCGCGCACCAGCGCCACGCCCGCCGCGTTGTCCCACGGGTGATGGCCGAACACGACCGCCCCGCCGAGCACGCCGGAGGCGGTGAACGCCAGGTCGATTCCCGTGGAGCCGTGCATGCGCAGCCGCCCGGACAATCGGCTCAACGCGCCGAGCAGGTCGAACCGGAAGCGGCCCGGGATGCGGCCGTGGCTGTCGATGTTGAACGCGCCGAAACCGATCATCGCCTCCGACAGCCGCCCGGACTCCAAGGGCGGCAACGGTTTTCCGTCCAGCAGCACCGGACCGCCGACGGCGGCGGCGTAGCGGCGGCCCAGCAGCGGCAGCCAGGTCAGGCCCAGCACCGGCTCGCCGCCGTCCACCAGGGCCAGCAGCATGCCCGAAAGCGGATGTCCGGCAGAGTAATTGAAGGTGCCGTCGATCGGGTCGAGCACCCAGGCGGTGCCGGAGGTGAGTTCGGGGCCGCCGAATTCCTCGCCGTGCACCGGGATTCCGGTCTGCTCCCGCAGCTGCGCCGACAGCGTACGTTCCAGTTCGAGATCCAGTTCGGTGGCGAAGTCGCCGCGCCCCTTGCTGACCGCGCTCGGTGCGCCGACGCCCTCGACGAAACGCGGGGTGACGGAATCCAGTACGTCGCCGGCGACGGCGAGCAGCCCGGCCCGATCGATACTCATACCCTCAGCGCACCGCGTCCAGCGCCTCGGGCAGGGTGAAACGCCCGGCGTACAAGGCCTTTCCGACGATCGCGCCCTCCACACCCTCGGGGACCAGGGTCGCGATGGCGCGCAGATCGTCGAGGGTGGACACCCCGCCGGAGGCGACCACGGGCGCCTCGGTCGCGTTGGTGACCTCGCCCAGCAGCTCGAGATTGGGGCCGGTGAGGGTGCCGTCCTTGGTGACGTCGGTGACGACGTAGCGGGCGCAGCCGTCGCGCTCGAGCCGCTCCAGCACCTCCCAGAGGTCGCCGCCGTCGCTGACCCAGCCGCGCCCGCGCAGCCGGTACTCGCCGTCGATGAGGCGCACGTCCAGGCCGACCGCGATGCGGTCGCCGTACTCGGCGATGGCGCGGGCGCACCACTGCGGGTCCTCCAGCGCGGCGGTGCCGAGATTGACCCGGGCGCAGCCGGTGGCCAGTGCCGCCTTCAGCGAATCGTCGTCGCGGATGCCGCCGGACAGTTCGACGCGCACGTCCAGCTCGCCGACGACCTCGGCGAGCAGCTCGCGGTTGGAGCCGCGCCCGAAGGCGGCGTCCAGATCGACCAGATGGACCCACTCGGCACCGGCTTGCTGCCAGGCCAGCGCGGCCTCACGCGGCGAACCGTAGCTGGTTTCGCTGCCGGCCTCCCCCTGAACCAGGCGCACGGCCTCACCATTGGCGACATCGACGGCGGGTAGCAAGACAAGACTCACGCTCGCAGCCTACTGGGCTGCGCCCGAGGTCCCGGCGCCGGGATGGCGCGAATAGGACACCGGTCACGGACGGGCGACCGCGGTCGCCAGGTTTGCCGGGCCCGTCGCCGGGCTATACGAAGGTGACCGCGCCGCTCCGGCGCGGACGCCCGTTCCCGTTTCCCGTCGACGAGCAAGGATTCCCGTCATGTTCCGGATCACGCTGCGCCACTTCGCGATTACGCTGCCGCCGGCGGCGGTCGCGGTGTCCGCGCTGGTCGTGACCCCGCCGGCGGCCGCGGCGCCCACCGATCCGGTCCAGCTGGCCGCCTGCGACTTCGGCCGCCAGCTGACCACTTTCGACTTCAACCGCTACGACGAGTACGACCGTCGGGTGCTGGACCGCTCCACGGGGGCGTTCCGCGAGCAGTTCGAAAGTTCCGCCGCCGACCGCCGGGCCCGGGCCACCGGCTCGCACACCATCGCCGAGGCGAAGACGGTCGAATGCCGCACCGAAGCCGCCGACGCCGAACACGCGGAGATTCTGGTGACCGTCGACCAATCCACCCGCAGCGATGTCACGCTGGGCCTGCCGCAGCCGACCCGCTCCAGCATGCGCGTGTTCCTGGACAATGTGGACGGCCGCTGGCTGGCCGGGCGGGTGGATCAGATCCCACCGGCGAACTGAGCGCGCCGGAACTCAGGATCCGGCCGAGCCGCTGTCGGCCCAGCCCGCCGACCAGTATCGCAGCCAGGTCGGCAGATCGAACGCGGTCGCCAGCAGTGCCGGAATGTCGCCCATCACAGCCCCTTTCGCCGTGCCGAAGTTCAGGTCGATACGACGATAAGCCGTGATTGCCCGATATTCGCCCAGCTATGGTCTCCGGCGCGCCGGGGCATGGAACAGGTACCCACGCCACGAACTCCGGCGCGCCGAGGCATGGAACAGGTACCCACGCCACGAACTCCGGCGCGCCGAGGCATGGAACAGGTACCCACGGCACGAACTCCGGCATGCCGGGGGGCATCGGACTTGGTACCCACGCCGCGGTCCCCGGCACGCCGCGGCGTCGAACAGGTACCGAGGCTGCGATCTCCGGCGTGGACAGAAGCGGCCTGACCGGCAGGTACTACAGCGAGCCGATCCAGTTGCGCAGCAGCTGCGCGCCCGCGTCGCCCGACTTCTCGGGGTGGAACTGGGTGGCGCACAGGGGGCCGTTCTCCACGGCGGCGAGGAAGGGGCCGCCGTGCTCGGCCCAGGTGAGTCTGGCCGGCGCGAGCGTGCCGTTGTCGGGCAGTTCCCAGGTGCGCGCGGCGTAGGAGTGCACGAAGTAGAAGCGGGTGTCGGCGTCCATCCCGGCGAACAGCACGGTGTCGGCGGGCGCGCGCACGGTGTTCCAGCCCATGTGCGGCAGCACCTCGGCGGGAAGGCGGTCGACGGTCCCGGGCCATTCCGCGCAGCCCTCGCTCTCGACGCCGAACTCCACGCCGCGCTCGAACAGGATCTGCATGCCCACGCAGATGCCGAGCACCGGACGACCGCCCGCGAGGCGCTTGCCGATGATGCGTTCCCCGCGCACCGCACGCAGGCCCGCCATGCAGGCGGCGAACGCACCGACACCAGGCACCACCAGGCCGTCCGCGGCCAGCGCGATCTCCGGATCGGCGGTCACGGTGACATCGGCGCCGGCCCGGATCAGGGCTCGATTGGCCGAGTGCAGGTTGCCGGAGCCGTAGTCCAGCAGCGCGACCGAAACCGTCACAGCGTCCCCTTCGTCGACGGCACCCCGGTCACCCGGGGATCGATTTCCACGGCGGCGCGCAGTGCCCGCGCCACGGCCTTGAACTCGGCCTCGGTGACATGGTGCTGGTCGCGGCCGTAGAGCACCCGCACGTGCAGGGCGATGCGGGCGTTCAGCGCGATCGACTCGAAGACGTGGCGGTTCAGCACCGTGGAGTACGGGGCGCCGGGCCCATTGGTCGGAATCACCGTGTGCAGCAAATGATCCGGCTCGCCGGTGTGCACACAGTAGGGCCGCCCGGAGACGTCCACCGCGGCGTGGGCGAGGGTCTCGTCCATCGGGATGTAGGCGTCGCCGAACCGGCGGATGCCGCGCTTGTCGCCGAGCGCCTGGCCCAGCGCCTGGCCGAATACGATCGCCGTGTCCTCGACGGTGTGGTGCGCCTCGATCTCGATGTCCCCCTCGGCGCGCACCGACAGATCGAAACCGCCGTGGGCACCGAGCGCGGTGAGCATGTGATCGTAGAACGGCACGCCGGTGGCGATGTCGGTCTGCCCGGTGCCGTCGAGGTTCAGCTCGACGACGATGCTGGACTCCTTGGTGGTGCGCTCCACCCGCGCGGTGCGGTTCATGGTCGTCGTCATTCTCCGATCAGCTCCGTCGCGGCGAGTTTCTCGCTCACCCGCAGGAATTCGTCGTTCTCCGCGGCCAGGCCGACGGTGACCCGCAGGTGCGCCGGGATGCCGACGTCGCGAATCAGTACGCCCTGGTCCAGATACTTCCGCCAAGCGGCCGGGGCGTCGGCGAAGCGGCCGAACAGCAGGAAGTTCGCGTCGCTCGGCGATACCGCGAAGCCGAGTTCGCGCAGCCCCGCCGCGACCCGATCGCGCTGGGCGGCCAGTTCCGCGACGCTCGCGAGGGTTTCGTCGGCGTGCCGCAGCGCCGCCCGTGCGGCGGCCTGGGTGACGACCGACAGGTGGTACGGCAGCCGCACCAGCAGCAGCGCGTCGATCACCGCGGGCGCGGCGGCCAGATAGCCGAGGCGGCCACCGGCGAACGCGAACGCCTTCGACATGGTCCGGCTGACCACGAGTTTCGCCGGGTACCGGTCGATCAGCTCGATGGCGCTGGGGGCTGCGGAGAATTCGGCGTACGCCTCGTCTACCACGACCAGGCCCGGCGCGGCGTCCAGGACGCGCACCAGGTCCGGCTGCGGGATGCTGTGCCCGGTGGGGTTGTTCGGACTGGTCACGAAGACCACGTCGGGGCGGCGCTCGGCGATGGCCGTCAGCGCGTAGTCGATGTCGAGGGAGAAGTCGGCGTCGCGCTCGGCCTCCAGCCATTCGGTGTCGATGCCCTCGGAGATGATCGGATGCATCGAGTACGACGGCACGAAACCGAGCGCGCTGCGGCCGGGCCCGCCGAATGCCTGTAACAGCTGCTGCAGGATCTCGTTGGAGCCGTTGGCCGCCCACACGTTGGTCACGTCCAGCGAGACGCCGGTCTGACGGCTCAGGTACGCGGCCAGGTCGGTGCGCAGCGCGACGGCGTCGCGGTCGGGGTAGCGATGCAGGTCGGTGGCGGCGGTGCGGACCGACTCGGCCACGTCGTCGACCAGGGCGCGGCTCGGCGGGTGCGGGTTCTCGTTGGTGTTGAGCTGCACCGGCACCGTCAGTTGCGGCGCGCCGTAGGGGCTCTTGCCGCGCAGGTTGTCGCGCAGCGGCAGGTCCGCCAGGGTGATCCGCGATCCGGGCGCACCGGCCGCGTCGATTCGTGTCATGGGGGTGGGCAATCCTTCGGTTTCGACCGCATCGATCCAGCTATCAGCCTATCGGTCCACCGGCGGCGGATTCGCGGCGCGGGCAGTGGCGCCGCGCCGGGCAGCCGGGGCCGAGAGCGATGGGGGCCGATCGTGGAGGCGCTGGCCCCGGGCCCGGCATGCTGGAAGGCGGCTGGAGATGATCGCGGTATTCAGTCGAGCTGTTCGAACCTGGCCCGGACCGCCTGGCCGTGGGCGGGCAGGTCCTCGGCGTTCGCCAGGGCCACCACGTGCCCCGACACATCCTTCAACGCCGACTCGCTGTACTCCACGACGTGGATGCCACGCAGGAAGGTCTGCACGCTCAGGCCCGACGAGTGCCGCGCACACCCGGCGGTGGGGAGCACATGGTTCGATCCGGCGCAATAGTCGCCGAGGCTCACCGGGGACCAGGCGCCGACGAATACCGCTCCGGCGCTGCGGACGCGCGCCGCGACGGCGGGCGCGTCGGCGGTCTGGATCTCCAGATGCTCAGCGGCATAGGCGTTCACGACGCGCAGGCCCTGTTCGATGCCGTCGACCAGGACGGTGCCGGATTGCTTGCCGGACAACGCTTCCGCGACGCGCTCGCGGTGCTTGACGACGGCCAGCTGCGCGTTGATCGCGGCGTCGACGGCGTCGGCCAGTTCGGCACTGTCGGTGACCAGGACGCTGGCGGCGAGTACGTCGTGCTCGGCCTGGCTGATCAGGTCGGCGGCGACGTGCACCGGGTCGGCGGTGGCGTCGGCGAGTATCGCGATCTCGGTGGGTCCGGCCTCGGCGTCGATGCCGACCAGGCCGCGGCACAGCCGCTTGGCCGCGGTGACGTAGATATTGCCGGGGCCGGTGATCATGTCGACCGGGGCCAGCGGGGCCTCGTCGGTGTCGGTGCCGCCGTAGGACAGCAGCGCGACCGCCTGTGCGCCGCCGACCGCCCAGACCTCGTCGACGCCGAGCAGTTTCGCGGCGGCCAGGACGGTCGGGTGCGGCAAGCCGTCGAACTGTGCCTGCGGCGGCGAGGCCACCACCAGCGATTCCACCCCGG from Nocardia wallacei carries:
- the hisF gene encoding imidazole glycerol phosphate synthase subunit HisF, with amino-acid sequence MTLAVRVIPCLDVDAGRVVKGVNFENLRDAGDPVELAAAYDAQGADELTFLDVTASSGDRGTMIDVVTRTAEQIFIPLTVGGGVRTVADVDRLLRAGADKVSVNTAAIANPEILREMSQRFGSQCIVLSVDARRVPDGTAPTPSGWEVTTHGGKRGTGLDAIEWASRGAELGVGEILLNSMDADGTKGGFDLPMIEAVRKAVSVPIIASGGAGRVEHFAPAVRTGADAVLAASVFHFGDLTIPQVKDAMRGEGIVVR
- the hisB gene encoding imidazoleglycerol-phosphate dehydratase HisB, with translation MTTTMNRTARVERTTKESSIVVELNLDGTGQTDIATGVPFYDHMLTALGAHGGFDLSVRAEGDIEIEAHHTVEDTAIVFGQALGQALGDKRGIRRFGDAYIPMDETLAHAAVDVSGRPYCVHTGEPDHLLHTVIPTNGPGAPYSTVLNRHVFESIALNARIALHVRVLYGRDQHHVTEAEFKAVARALRAAVEIDPRVTGVPSTKGTL
- the hisD gene encoding histidinol dehydrogenase; this translates as MTSRIELARVDLRGRTPSAAELRTALPRGGVDVDSVLHQVRPVVEAIRDRGVAAALEFSAKFDGVTPAAIRVPAAASDRALAQLDPQVRAALEVAIERTRRVHADQRRTDTTTEVVPGGTVTERWVPVERVGLYVPGGNAVYPSSVVMNVVPAQAAGVESLVVASPPQAQFDGLPHPTVLAAAKLLGVDEVWAVGGAQAVALLSYGGTDTDEAPLAPVDMITGPGNIYVTAAKRLCRGLVGIDAEAGPTEIAILADATADPVHVAADLISQAEHDVLAASVLVTDSAELADAVDAAINAQLAVVKHRERVAEALSGKQSGTVLVDGIEQGLRVVNAYAAEHLEIQTADAPAVAARVRSAGAVFVGAWSPVSLGDYCAGSNHVLPTAGCARHSSGLSVQTFLRGIHVVEYSESALKDVSGHVVALANAEDLPAHGQAVRARFEQLD
- the priA gene encoding bifunctional 1-(5-phosphoribosyl)-5-((5-phosphoribosylamino)methylideneamino)imidazole-4-carboxamide isomerase/phosphoribosylanthranilate isomerase PriA: MSLVLLPAVDVANGEAVRLVQGEAGSETSYGSPREAALAWQQAGAEWVHLVDLDAAFGRGSNRELLAEVVGELDVRVELSGGIRDDDSLKAALATGCARVNLGTAALEDPQWCARAIAEYGDRIAVGLDVRLIDGEYRLRGRGWVSDGGDLWEVLERLERDGCARYVVTDVTKDGTLTGPNLELLGEVTNATEAPVVASGGVSTLDDLRAIATLVPEGVEGAIVGKALYAGRFTLPEALDAVR
- the hisH gene encoding imidazole glycerol phosphate synthase subunit HisH, with translation MTVSVALLDYGSGNLHSANRALIRAGADVTVTADPEIALAADGLVVPGVGAFAACMAGLRAVRGERIIGKRLAGGRPVLGICVGMQILFERGVEFGVESEGCAEWPGTVDRLPAEVLPHMGWNTVRAPADTVLFAGMDADTRFYFVHSYAARTWELPDNGTLAPARLTWAEHGGPFLAAVENGPLCATQFHPEKSGDAGAQLLRNWIGSL
- a CDS encoding inositol monophosphatase family protein, with protein sequence MSIDRAGLLAVAGDVLDSVTPRFVEGVGAPSAVSKGRGDFATELDLELERTLSAQLREQTGIPVHGEEFGGPELTSGTAWVLDPIDGTFNYSAGHPLSGMLLALVDGGEPVLGLTWLPLLGRRYAAAVGGPVLLDGKPLPPLESGRLSEAMIGFGAFNIDSHGRIPGRFRFDLLGALSRLSGRLRMHGSTGIDLAFTASGVLGGAVVFGHHPWDNAAGVALVRAAGGVVTDLRGEPWTITSKSVLAAAPGVHGELLELIDSAVATRRGGDAGTSERAQ
- a CDS encoding MarR family winged helix-turn-helix transcriptional regulator, giving the protein MTKWLNPIEQRAWRTLVALTTRLPAAMDTQLQRESGVTHFEYFVMELLTEEPGHRLQLSELAYKANASLSRLSHVVTKLERLGWATRESMRGRRGAHAVLTDAGYRKVEQARPGYLSAVRGLVFDGLDETRTEELLELGELLVAQLDAGLARGIGRSGPNPADNGEE
- the hisI gene encoding phosphoribosyl-AMP cyclohydrolase, with translation MSLDPAIAARLKRNEAGLVAAIAQERGTGDVLMMAWMDDEALARTLATRQATYFSRSRQQLWVKGETSGHTQYVHEVRLDCDGDTVLLLVDQEGAACHTGTHTCWDGDVLLTDRS
- a CDS encoding histidinol-phosphate transaminase, whose product is MTRIDAAGAPGSRITLADLPLRDNLRGKSPYGAPQLTVPVQLNTNENPHPPSRALVDDVAESVRTAATDLHRYPDRDAVALRTDLAAYLSRQTGVSLDVTNVWAANGSNEILQQLLQAFGGPGRSALGFVPSYSMHPIISEGIDTEWLEAERDADFSLDIDYALTAIAERRPDVVFVTSPNNPTGHSIPQPDLVRVLDAAPGLVVVDEAYAEFSAAPSAIELIDRYPAKLVVSRTMSKAFAFAGGRLGYLAAAPAVIDALLLVRLPYHLSVVTQAAARAALRHADETLASVAELAAQRDRVAAGLRELGFAVSPSDANFLLFGRFADAPAAWRKYLDQGVLIRDVGIPAHLRVTVGLAAENDEFLRVSEKLAATELIGE